A region of Pseudanabaena sp. BC1403 DNA encodes the following proteins:
- the rimM gene encoding ribosome maturation factor RimM (Essential for efficient processing of 16S rRNA): MTEDWLMIGKIVSPQGLKGEVRILSYSDFPERFETAGKRWIAASEKDEPQEIMMLSGREIAGKKNLFVVRLEGINDCDRAESLRNYVMFIPTSDRPSLGHNEYMIADLVGCNVYHQPTGKLLGEVISIIAAGNDLLEVRNLENNEIELIPFVEEIAPFVDIHQKRIEVIPPRGLIDKWLEA; this comes from the coding sequence ATGACTGAAGATTGGTTAATGATTGGTAAAATTGTTTCACCGCAAGGGCTAAAAGGCGAAGTGAGAATATTGTCTTATTCGGATTTTCCTGAACGCTTTGAGACTGCTGGCAAACGTTGGATTGCGGCTTCGGAGAAAGATGAGCCACAAGAGATCATGATGCTATCGGGGCGAGAAATTGCTGGTAAAAAGAATCTATTTGTGGTGCGCCTTGAAGGAATTAATGATTGCGATCGCGCTGAATCGCTGCGTAATTATGTAATGTTTATCCCCACAAGCGATCGCCCCTCTCTAGGACATAACGAGTATATGATTGCAGATTTGGTAGGTTGCAATGTTTATCATCAACCAACGGGAAAGCTATTGGGTGAAGTGATCAGTATCATCGCCGCAGGAAATGATCTATTAGAAGTTCGCAATCTCGAAAATAATGAAATAGAGCTTATTCCTTTTGTAGAAGAGATCGCGCCTTTTGTGGATATTCACCAAAAAAGAATTGAAGTAATTCCCCCACGCGGACTTATCGATAAATGGCTAGAAGCTTAA
- a CDS encoding M1 family metallopeptidase — MTRKSWDNYLELGSELGFWDGDGDKSKKHKSFHMPGAKPHYNPDRPGQVEHIALDLVLDIPQKAIAGTCKIRLRPVRDGIMEATLDAVSLRIDNVSITDQIEAKPDPDKSKCKFDYDGEFLKIYLNQPTQAGVPIEIAIAYAAEQPQRGIYFVQPTEAQPNKPTQVWTQGEDEDSRYWFPCFDYPGQLATSEIRIKVPKDLMVISNGELIEVKEQKKEKIYHWSQKEVHPSYLMTLAIGDFVEVKDEWKGKPVTYYVDKSRTAEEAILTMGKTPQMIEFFSEKYGYDYAFPKYAQVCVADFIFGGMENTSTTLLTDRCVLDSRAALDNRSSESLVAHELAHQWFGDLLVIKHWSHAWVKEGAATYAEVLWTDHEYGAEEAAYYLLGEARRYISEDKDRYRRPMVTHVYREAIELYDRHIYEKGGCVYHMLRTELGDDLFWKAIHHFVRTNAHKTVETIDLLRAIEEATGKNCMFLFDQYVFRGGHPEYKIGYSWDSDNNLAKVTVSQTQDELFDLKIPIGFGFEEVSDSQVFTVRVFEKEQAFYFPLSKKPKYISFDRGNNYLKQVSLEYGVAELKAGLQSNPDPIARIQCAEALAKKGGLESVKALGQALLDEKFWGVRVEIAENLASIKLDQAFEALAKGLEDADAKVRMAVISGLAQNKVQKSLDLIKPFIKKGDPSYNVEATAARLTGELAAALSTEREPSKVVKLLQTVLKERAGWNEVVRSGAIAGLSKIKDSDEALETVIKYTEPDVPQPLRLASIRALGAMGKSQSKPKTEQILNRLKVIAQETFFLTQMASVGALGQVDSAAAIGILRSLSDSTPDGRVRRAADEAVQRVQRAIGKDAGLKQLREELDQVRKDNQDLKSRLEAIEAKTKP, encoded by the coding sequence ATGACACGCAAATCTTGGGATAACTATTTGGAATTAGGCTCAGAATTGGGCTTCTGGGATGGAGATGGGGACAAATCGAAAAAACATAAATCTTTCCACATGCCAGGAGCAAAGCCACATTACAATCCCGATCGCCCAGGACAAGTTGAGCATATTGCTCTAGATTTAGTGCTTGATATTCCTCAAAAAGCGATCGCAGGTACTTGCAAGATTCGTCTGCGACCTGTGCGCGATGGCATCATGGAAGCGACCTTGGATGCAGTCAGTTTGCGAATTGACAATGTGTCGATTACTGATCAAATAGAAGCTAAGCCTGATCCAGATAAATCTAAGTGCAAATTTGATTATGACGGTGAATTCCTGAAGATTTATCTCAATCAGCCAACGCAAGCAGGTGTGCCGATTGAAATTGCGATCGCCTATGCTGCCGAGCAACCACAGCGTGGGATTTACTTTGTGCAGCCCACCGAAGCACAACCAAATAAACCAACCCAAGTCTGGACACAGGGTGAAGATGAGGACTCGCGCTATTGGTTCCCTTGTTTTGATTATCCTGGACAACTGGCGACTTCGGAGATTCGGATTAAGGTTCCTAAAGACTTGATGGTGATTTCCAATGGAGAATTAATCGAGGTTAAGGAACAGAAAAAAGAGAAGATTTATCATTGGTCACAAAAAGAAGTTCATCCTAGCTATCTGATGACTCTTGCGATCGGTGATTTTGTCGAAGTTAAGGATGAATGGAAAGGCAAGCCTGTAACTTACTATGTCGATAAGTCTCGTACTGCCGAAGAAGCGATCTTGACGATGGGTAAAACCCCACAGATGATTGAGTTCTTTAGCGAGAAATATGGCTATGACTATGCATTTCCTAAATATGCACAGGTTTGCGTCGCTGATTTCATCTTTGGCGGCATGGAAAACACTTCCACTACTCTGTTAACCGATCGCTGTGTATTGGATAGTAGAGCTGCACTTGATAATCGCTCTAGCGAAAGTTTAGTTGCCCACGAATTAGCGCATCAATGGTTCGGTGATTTGTTGGTGATCAAGCATTGGTCACATGCATGGGTAAAGGAAGGTGCAGCCACCTATGCAGAAGTGCTATGGACAGACCATGAATATGGAGCTGAGGAAGCTGCCTATTATTTGCTAGGTGAAGCGCGGCGGTATATTTCCGAAGATAAAGATCGCTATCGCCGCCCGATGGTGACCCATGTCTATCGTGAGGCGATCGAGCTATACGATCGCCATATTTACGAGAAGGGTGGCTGTGTTTATCATATGCTTCGTACCGAGCTAGGTGATGATTTGTTTTGGAAAGCGATTCATCATTTTGTGCGGACTAATGCCCACAAGACCGTTGAGACAATTGATCTGCTAAGAGCGATCGAAGAAGCAACGGGTAAAAACTGTATGTTTCTCTTCGATCAATATGTATTCCGTGGTGGACATCCAGAATATAAGATTGGTTATAGCTGGGATAGTGATAATAACTTGGCGAAGGTCACGGTTTCCCAAACCCAAGATGAACTCTTTGATTTGAAGATTCCCATTGGCTTTGGTTTTGAAGAAGTTTCAGACAGCCAAGTTTTCACAGTGCGCGTATTTGAGAAAGAACAAGCTTTTTACTTCCCATTGTCCAAAAAACCCAAGTACATCAGTTTTGATCGCGGCAACAACTATCTCAAACAAGTCAGTCTTGAATATGGTGTCGCTGAACTAAAAGCTGGCTTGCAGTCAAATCCCGATCCAATCGCTAGAATCCAATGTGCAGAAGCCTTGGCGAAAAAAGGTGGTTTAGAATCGGTAAAAGCTCTTGGACAAGCTCTCTTAGATGAAAAATTCTGGGGCGTGCGCGTGGAGATTGCCGAAAATCTTGCCTCGATTAAGCTCGATCAAGCTTTTGAAGCTTTGGCAAAAGGCTTAGAAGATGCAGATGCAAAGGTGAGAATGGCTGTAATCAGTGGTTTGGCACAAAACAAGGTGCAGAAGAGTTTAGATTTGATTAAACCATTCATCAAAAAAGGCGATCCTAGCTACAATGTGGAAGCAACCGCAGCAAGGCTAACTGGTGAATTGGCGGCTGCTTTGAGCACAGAGCGTGAACCATCCAAGGTGGTGAAGCTATTACAGACAGTTCTCAAAGAGAGAGCAGGTTGGAATGAAGTAGTACGATCTGGCGCGATCGCAGGTCTATCTAAAATCAAGGATTCTGATGAAGCTTTGGAAACTGTCATCAAATATACGGAACCTGATGTACCACAGCCATTGCGCTTAGCTTCCATCAGAGCCTTAGGTGCGATGGGTAAATCGCAATCAAAACCTAAAACGGAACAGATTCTCAATCGCTTGAAGGTAATTGCTCAAGAAACATTTTTCTTGACGCAAATGGCTTCGGTTGGGGCACTTGGGCAAGTTGATAGTGCTGCTGCCATTGGCATATTGCGATCGCTGTCTGACTCGACTCCTGATGGGCGAGTGCGCCGTGCCGCCGATGAAGCGGTTCAGCGTGTACAGAGAGCAATTGGTAAGGATGCAGGGCTGAAGCAACTACGTGAAGAGCTTGATCAAGTTCGCAAAGACAATCAGGATCTGAAGAGTCGATTGGAAGCGATCGAGGCTAAAACCAAACCATAA
- the rnc gene encoding ribonuclease III translates to MKDLFIFKDEKLWRMALTHRSYVHENPWAGEDNERLEFLGDAILNFLSGSYLYRQHSDLGEDELTRRRAALVDEKQLANFAIALELDTQILLGKGALRDGGNKSDNLLSCVFEAMIGAFYLDCNCDVEAVRPVVEALFDSVPPELVNTRADLDAKNRLQEWVQSYIGHILPRYVTEKVGGTDHTPEFASKVYVGDRLYGQSMRNFSSKKEAERAAALDALEQIERML, encoded by the coding sequence ATGAAAGACTTGTTTATTTTTAAGGATGAAAAATTATGGCGAATGGCGCTGACCCATCGCTCCTATGTTCATGAAAATCCTTGGGCAGGGGAAGATAATGAGCGTTTAGAATTTTTAGGCGATGCTATTTTAAACTTTTTGAGTGGTTCCTATCTCTATCGTCAGCATTCAGATCTTGGTGAAGATGAACTTACTCGCCGTCGAGCAGCTCTAGTTGATGAAAAACAGCTGGCAAATTTTGCGATCGCCTTAGAACTAGATACGCAAATTCTATTAGGTAAAGGCGCTTTGCGCGATGGCGGTAATAAAAGCGACAACCTTTTAAGCTGCGTATTTGAAGCGATGATTGGAGCTTTTTATCTAGATTGTAATTGTGATGTGGAGGCAGTTCGTCCTGTGGTTGAGGCATTGTTTGACTCAGTACCACCAGAATTAGTAAATACTCGCGCTGATCTTGATGCTAAAAATCGTTTACAGGAATGGGTGCAGTCTTATATTGGTCATATCTTGCCAAGATATGTCACCGAAAAAGTAGGTGGAACCGATCATACGCCCGAATTTGCGTCTAAAGTATATGTTGGTGATCGCCTATATGGTCAGAGTATGCGAAATTTTTCTAGCAAAAAGGAAGCAGAACGAGCAGCCGCACTAGATGCCTTAGAACAAATAGAAAGAATGTTATAA
- a CDS encoding pentapeptide repeat-containing protein — protein sequence MLNHIAKQRNLIERYSQGERNFEGWDLKGVDLSKVDLSHAILRNTNLAFANLWEATLCNTDLSGANLSDADLCGALLLDSNLSNANINRTNFSYAGLSGVRFTNVNFNSANFRLAILNCTNLRGMDFQGANLQKAYLLEANLSNADLSHANLQHAFLFRANLSRSNLQNADLSEADLSEASLHGANLKGANLSEVDLREADLDRIDFSELNLRLANLSGLNLSSVNFIGSNLSKVILRNAILHGACFNGANLWNADLTNADLTNADLTGADLRGVNFNGANLKYAMLDVGWMNEASICETILPSGNISYRSCLS from the coding sequence ATGTTGAATCACATTGCTAAGCAACGCAATTTGATAGAACGTTATTCCCAAGGAGAAAGGAACTTTGAGGGATGGGATTTGAAGGGCGTAGATTTGAGTAAAGTGGATCTCAGTCATGCGATCTTACGCAACACGAACCTAGCTTTTGCGAATTTATGGGAGGCAACTCTCTGTAACACCGATCTATCAGGTGCAAATTTATCCGATGCCGACCTATGTGGGGCATTGCTATTAGACTCAAATCTTAGCAATGCCAATATTAACCGAACTAACTTCAGTTATGCAGGGTTGAGTGGGGTAAGGTTTACAAATGTAAACTTTAACAGTGCTAACTTTCGACTAGCGATATTGAATTGTACAAATTTACGGGGAATGGATTTTCAAGGTGCAAATTTACAAAAGGCTTATTTACTAGAAGCTAATCTTTCTAATGCAGATTTGAGTCATGCTAACTTGCAACATGCTTTTTTGTTTCGGGCAAATTTAAGTCGATCTAATTTACAAAATGCTGATCTCAGTGAAGCTGATCTCAGTGAAGCTAGTTTACATGGGGCAAATTTAAAAGGAGCAAATTTGAGTGAAGTAGATTTACGTGAGGCAGATCTTGATCGTATAGATTTCAGCGAGCTTAATCTCCGTCTAGCCAATTTAAGCGGATTAAATTTGAGTAGTGTCAATTTTATCGGCAGCAATTTAAGCAAAGTCATCTTGCGCAATGCCATTTTGCACGGGGCTTGTTTTAACGGTGCGAATTTATGGAATGCTGATTTAACTAATGCTGATTTAACTAATGCTGATTTGACAGGAGCAGATTTACGGGGTGTAAACTTTAATGGCGCTAATTTAAAATATGCGATGTTAGATGTGGGATGGATGAATGAGGCAAGTATTTGCGAAACGATATTGCCGTCAGGTAATATCTCTTATCGAAGTTGTCTCTCGTAA
- a CDS encoding ABC-F family ATP-binding cassette domain-containing protein: MLRLEHIQKIYPTGEVLKDVNWEVKTGDRIGLVGVNGAGKSTQLKIIAGEIEPTSGQVVRPTSLKIAYLSQEFDIEESRTVKQEMWQAFQEVREIQKQLAVVHHHLENLKDGEDYEPILKKMDRLQRQFEDHNGYELESRIDKLLPELGFKADDGDRFVSEYSGGWQMRMGLGKILLQSPDLLLLDEPTNHLDLETIEWLEKYLRSLSTPMVIVSHDREFLDRLCTSIVETERGVSTTYLGNYSSYLAQKAEAKAAQGAAFERQQKYIEKQQVFVDRFRASATRSTQAKSREKQLDKIDRIEAPDSDVRTLKFHFPPASRSGRVSVEIKELTHAYGDQILFLGANLEIERGDRVAFLGPNGAGKSTLLKMVVGKEAYNEGEIVLGHNVLIGYFEQNQAEALDLHKNVFDTIHDDFPKMTHEEVRGVLGKFLFSGDTVFKQVRDLSGGEKARLALAKMLLTPVNFLILDEPTNHLDIPAKEMLEAALREYEGTVAVISHDRYFISQVANKIVEIRDGDLCVYAGEYSYYQEKREEETREAKYKAEMAAKAAKDTLRKEKEKAKQTEKRQEKQQQKVKSK, from the coding sequence ATGCTTCGTCTCGAACACATCCAAAAAATTTATCCTACTGGTGAAGTCCTCAAAGACGTTAACTGGGAAGTCAAAACAGGCGATCGCATTGGTTTAGTCGGCGTAAACGGCGCAGGGAAATCAACACAGCTAAAGATTATTGCAGGGGAAATCGAACCCACCTCAGGACAGGTTGTCCGTCCTACTAGTCTCAAAATTGCCTATCTCAGTCAAGAATTTGATATCGAAGAGAGCCGCACAGTTAAACAAGAGATGTGGCAAGCGTTTCAAGAAGTGCGCGAAATTCAAAAACAATTAGCAGTAGTCCATCATCATTTAGAAAATTTAAAAGATGGTGAGGACTATGAACCGATTCTCAAAAAGATGGATCGCCTCCAGCGCCAGTTTGAAGACCACAATGGCTATGAGCTGGAAAGTCGCATCGATAAACTATTGCCAGAGCTAGGATTTAAGGCTGACGATGGCGATCGCTTTGTCAGCGAATATAGCGGCGGTTGGCAGATGCGCATGGGCTTAGGCAAAATTTTGCTGCAATCACCAGATTTGTTATTGCTGGATGAACCGACGAACCATTTAGATTTGGAAACGATCGAATGGTTAGAGAAATATTTGCGATCGCTTAGTACGCCAATGGTGATCGTCTCCCATGACCGTGAATTCTTGGATCGCCTCTGTACCTCGATCGTCGAAACCGAGCGTGGTGTATCTACAACTTATTTGGGTAATTACTCATCTTATCTGGCTCAAAAAGCGGAAGCCAAAGCTGCGCAGGGAGCAGCATTTGAACGTCAGCAAAAATATATCGAGAAACAACAGGTTTTCGTAGATCGCTTCCGTGCTAGTGCTACTCGTAGTACCCAAGCCAAAAGCCGTGAAAAACAACTGGACAAAATCGATCGCATCGAAGCACCTGATAGCGATGTCAGGACTTTAAAATTTCATTTTCCACCAGCATCTCGGAGCGGACGTGTTAGCGTTGAGATTAAAGAGCTAACCCATGCCTATGGCGACCAAATCCTATTTTTAGGTGCAAATCTGGAAATCGAAAGAGGCGATCGCGTTGCCTTTCTGGGGCCCAACGGTGCAGGAAAATCAACCTTATTAAAAATGGTTGTTGGCAAAGAAGCCTATAACGAAGGTGAAATTGTCCTCGGTCATAACGTGCTAATTGGGTACTTTGAGCAAAACCAAGCTGAAGCGCTTGATCTTCACAAAAACGTTTTTGATACGATCCATGATGATTTCCCGAAGATGACCCATGAAGAAGTACGGGGTGTCCTTGGTAAGTTCTTGTTTAGTGGAGACACCGTATTTAAGCAAGTACGCGATCTTAGTGGCGGCGAAAAAGCAAGACTAGCCCTCGCCAAGATGTTGCTCACACCAGTGAATTTCCTCATCCTCGATGAGCCGACAAACCACCTTGATATCCCCGCTAAGGAGATGCTAGAGGCCGCTTTACGTGAATACGAAGGTACGGTGGCAGTGATCTCTCATGATCGCTATTTCATCTCGCAAGTCGCCAATAAAATTGTGGAAATTCGTGATGGCGATCTCTGTGTCTATGCTGGCGAATATTCCTACTATCAAGAAAAAAGAGAAGAGGAAACCAGAGAGGCTAAATATAAAGCGGAAATGGCGGCAAAAGCTGCAAAAGATACGCTAAGAAAGGAAAAAGAAAAAGCCAAACAAACGGAAAAGCGCCAAGAGAAACAACAACAAAAGGTTAAATCAAAGTAA